agtcGGAACTtctgagctctagaaagatgcgtGAGGTCCCGACTTCGAATTCCGAGTTGGATCGCCGTTCAAAAAGATTTTTCCCAATCGGAACTCGTTtgtcccgagttcccagttgtcttgaaagcactgaagtcggagattaACGAGTTCACAGTTGATTTGAACGCGACAAACGTCCAGACTTCAATCACTGACGCACAGACAGGAGCGCACTTTGGAACTGCAAGACTCTTGAGTAACCATGCAGACTATTGAAGTTCTGAAGTGAGTAGTTCTTTATGTGGATAAATAGGGCGTATTTAATCAAACCATTGCATAAGAGTATATTCATCGCCTATAGATGTGATTAAGactaaagaggtcaatggaacgcAGACAGTCGGGAGAGAAGAAGGACGGCGGTTTGGCGGAGCACGTTCAACAAACAAAGTAGATATTCGTCAAATCATGATcacagttgtctggaacagctggtgctgtcCTGCCCGGCCGGGCACTTCATCCCTATAATAGTCCTACTCTTAGCAGTGTTGTCTATGAGTTGCTGTTTGACCCCAggcctctctctcattctctcccaccaGAATGAGGAGGTGATGGGTTGGAGGCCCGGTCAGTCCGCCACAGGAGGCCTGGACTGGAGGTGGTGCCAGCGTACCTTCCAAGACCTTGAGGAGGTTCTCTAACAACTGGAGGTGCTCTTCACCCTGGGTCCCTGCgtgctcctcctcctccgtgAATCCTTCCTCCCCAAGGAGCTGTACGAGGTCAACATGGAGAAGGTGATACTAGCCGACGGTGACCAGagcctccatctcctcctgcCTTATGTAGCTCTTCCGCACGCTCTTCATGGCCAGCCTGTTGTCTGACGCTAAACCTGTCCGGCACAGGGCCATGGTTCTGGCCCATAGGGACTGTGGCGTTGGGTGGTTCCAGCCCAAACTGGATGTTAAGGTCCCCACGCGGGTGAAGAGACAAGTTACTGCTCTGTCTTGTGTCTCTGGGTCTGGGCCCTCTCTGGGAGGAGGGCAGACTGACTGGCAGGATTATGTCTGGTTTCAGGACCCACATGGCAATCAAAGGCAAGTGACAATGAAAGGATTCCCAACCACAGCCATAGTATGAGATGACAGGAGGCCATGATCACAAAACgtttctcagagtaggagtgctgatctaggagaAAGCTAGGATGAACTGAAAGTCATTGACAGCCACCATACTGATCAAATCCTGCCAATTTGCTTGTAAATATCCTTTgctatttatttttaaatgtgaTCTGTTTTATGACTGCTGCCATATGAATTGCCTCTGAGGACATTAAAGTTGTCTGAATCACTTATCGGAGGCATTTTGCTTATCGTTCATTAggataagtagcctatactagagagATGTGAAGTTTGAATTCAGTTTCCTAATATGGGGGTTTGTTAATGActacaaccatcaaactagtagtTTAAAAATGATCATTTTAAACTGTGGTGTACATTCATCTTATCAATGTATTATTCATTTTTATCCAGGATTTTTGTCCATATGGCCCagcgctgatctaggatcaggttcccctgTCTATATAAACCTGCTGATCTAAAAGGCCAAACTGGAGTGCTGATCTGAAGTCAGTTTGACCTTTTACGTCACAAAGACTAACATTATATGGACAGAgggtacctgatcctagatcagcactgacGATTTGTGACTACAGACAGAGGTGTTGACCGAGCGGATTGACATGTATACaccatacccctctctctctgtcagggacgactctctctctgtaaccctgagcccagtccagggacgactctctctctgtaaccccgagcccagtccagggacgactctctctctgtaaccccgagcccagtccagggacgactctctctctgtaaccccgagcccagtccagggacgactctctctctgtaaccccgagcccagtccagggacgactctctctctgtaaccccgagcccagtccagggacgactctctctctgtaaccctgagcccagtccagggacgactctctctctgtaaccccgagcccagtccagggacgactctctctctgtaaccccgagcccagtccagggacgactctctctctgtaaccccgagcccagtccagggacgactctctctctgtaaccccgagcccagtccagggacattctctctctgtaaccctgagcccagtccagggacattctctctctgtaaccctgagcccagtccagggacgactctctctctgtaaccccgagcccagtccagggacgactctctctctgtaaccccgagcccagtccagggacgactctctctctgtaaccccgagcccagtccagggacgactctctctctgtaaccccgagcccagtccagggacgactctctctctgtaactccgagcccagtccagggacgactctctctctgtaaccccgagcccagtccagggacgactctctctctctaaccctgagcccagtccagggacgactctctctctgtaaccccgagcccagtccagggacgactctctctctctaaccctgagcccagtccagggacgactctctctctctgtaaccctgaGCCCAGTCCAGGTACTATGTTTCTATAGAGGTTCATATGAATGACTGGCATCACTTGTACAGAATGATTGTAATGAATATGTTGTCTGGTGTAGCTTGGGTATGTGCTGTACTGAAAGCAGTGTTGGTGCTGTGACTGTATATAGCCTACTAAGTTACTTTGTGCACTGTATACCTACTTGTCATCTGGTTGTACCTGTATAATGTCTTGGTTTTCTATTGTTTAAAATGTTTTTCTGAAACAATCTTTTGgaaatatacagtactgtatgtaaatcTAAACTGGATCACTAAATTATAAGGTTCATTTGAATTATACAGATTTTGCAGCATACATAGGTCAAAGTCTTGTGAGTTATTGACTTGGATGTTAATTTGTTTAATTTCTTTATTTGGATCCTCATAAGCTGATGCCTTAGTGActgctagtcttcctggggtccacagaaAATTCATCATGGTTTCCTGGACATAGATTAGGCTAAATCTAGACCTAGACTaaaaaacatgctcaatggaacACATTGAAGTATATTTAGtaaggaactcctctcacctggttgtctaggttttaattgaaaggaaaacccacagacactttGCCCTCTGTAGAATGAGTTTGACATCCCTGCCTTACAGGGTCGTCACAATAGACATGATTACAGCAGTATTTCATTATTGCAACAAGAGAAGAACAGACATCTGTGATTGAGGCTGCTTTCACACAGTTGTTGTGCAATCTGGAAGACATTTGTAATCTGTATTTAAGTGCTGataatttcatttttttattacagtATTGGTCCATTATGTTGACTGTATAGGCTTAATATTACACCAACACAATCACTGAGCATGATCATAATGCAGTGTTAACATCACTGATTGACAAAGTATTTACCTGATAATCAGACAGTGCTTCTGACTTTTTATCATAGattaacatttaaatgtttttagtACAGAGCTACAATTCCAAGCTGTAGTGTTATCAAGTTCTGCAGTCATGTTGGTTTTTCTTCCAGGCACTTGGCAGGAGTGGAGAGTCGACCTCTTGTATCCATCAACTCTACAACTTCTCCACCTTCTTCACAAACTGCAGCAGGTCGTCAGCCAGGAGCTGTGGCTCCTCGAAGGCAGCGAAGTGGCCTCCTCGGGGCATGTAAGAGTAGGAGTAGATGTTCCTGAACCTGTCTCTGGCCCACGACTGGGGCACGTGCATTAGCTCGTTGGGAAACGCGGCGTACtgaggacaggagagacaggttaacaaacacagccacacatttacatttttagtcagAGCAGACACTCATTTTAGCAGAGTGTCTGCcaatcagtgcattcaactaaagtAGGGAGAAAACAACCACCTGGAACATCTCATTATTGGGAGCCTGTTATCATAACACAAAGCAAGCATGATCATGGGTTCAAGACCCACAAGGATCACATAAAACTACAAAATGTAGTATACGTCCCTTGGCATGTATTATTAAATAGTGTCTATTATTGGTTTTTAGGAACAGCCCGTGTCATATTAAACTGGACAGACCCTGTAGGAACAGCCCGTGTCATATTAAACTGGACAGACCCTGTAGGAACAGCCCGTGTCATATTAAACTGGACAGGCCCTGTAGGAACAGCCCGTGTCATATTAAACTGGACAGGCCCTGTAGGAACAGCCCGTGTCATATTAAACTGGACAGGCCCTGTAGGAACAGCCCGTGTCATATTAAACTGGACAGGCCCTGTAGGAACAGCCCGTGTCATATTAAACTGGACAGGCCCTGTAGGAACAGCCCGTGTCATATTAAACTGGACAGACCCTGTAGGAACAGCCGGTGTCATATTAAACTGGACAGGCCCTGTAGGAACAGCCGGTGTCATTAAATGGACAGGCCCTATAGGAACAGCCCGTGTCATATTAAAAATGGACAGGCCCTGTAGGAACAGCCGGTGTCATATTAAACTGGACAGGCCCTGTAGGAACAGCCGGTGTCATTAAATGGACAGGCCCTATAGGAACAGCCCGTGTCATATTAAACTGGACAGACCCTGTAGGAACAGCCCGTGTCATATTAAACTGGACAGACCCTGTAGGAACAGCCCGTGTCATATTAAACTGGACAGGCCCTGTAGGAACAGCCCGTGTCATATTAAAAATGGACAGGCCCTGTAGGAACAGCCGGTGTCATATTAAACTGGACAGGCCCTGTAGGAACAGCCGGTGTCATATTAAATGGACAGGCCCTGTAGGAACCGCCCGTGTCATACTGGACCATATGACACAACACATACAAACTCACTTGTTATCCAGTCTGTTCTCAATGTTGGTCTTTAAGTTCTCCTTGTAGAACCTCATGGAGGACACGATGGAGCCGGTGGTCCAGTAGATCATGATGTTGGTCAGCAGGTCGTCCAGGGTGAACTTCCTAAAAGACAGGAACCAGGCTCTCAATGAACCAATCAACAGCCCTGGGTTTTATTCATTCTCcaataaaaacactttttcagttGTAAATGTGCACTGATGAATACAACAAAGGTAGTCCCTCTTTCAGTTTGTGATTTTCCCATTTGGTGTCAAGTGAATAGGACTGTGAATGGGTGCTACCAAGGCAACATGTTCATGCAAATAGATTAGGATCATTGTTTTGCTGGGAcaaataaagttgtattgaatGTTTCCCCTACAGTTTTGGCAGATCTGACCATCATTTGGTTAAGAGTAATTGATGGGACAGCAATATATTTACCCCCTAAAAAGTATATATTTCTCCACTCACAACCCAAAGTAAACAAGCTGAACTGTAGCTTGTACCTCTCCAGCCCCCCATCTTCCAAGTCCCTGTTGTTGAAGTCAGTCCAAGTGGAAAACTTATCCAGTATGTAAGCAGCCAGGCCAACTGGAGAGTCATTCAGTCCACAACCTGCAGGGGGAGACATTTCACAATATGATTAGAACGACTACTACAGCTAAACTATCAGAGGTCTGTGTGTCcgtgcatttatttattttaccagggAGTCATACTGAAACCATGGTCTCTTTTACAGCCCTGAAATACATACAATACACACAAAATataaataaagaaagaaaaacaaGATCATAAAAAACACATTCATTGGTAATAAGGTCATCActcagctttctgaattgccctagaggcaccaaaacaTAAAATGGAAAAACATTTTGAAGATAGTTCTTAGACATTATTTGTGGAACAAAAAtctgcatgagagcaccagctgttccagaggaCCAGCTACGGTATGTTTTGTCACATCTATATTTTCAATTTGTTTTCTATAACATTGATGTGGGGTTTAGAACAGTAGGCGTATTGGAAAAATTCCAGTTTTATATTTAACCTAACTTTACACATTCTTTGCGACtgtgttccagacgactgtgtgatcatgctctcagttgccgatgtgagtaagacctttaaaaacaggtcaacattcacaaggccgcagggccagacggactaccaggacgtgtactcagagcatgcgctgaccaaccggcaagtgtcttcactgatattttcaaccgctccctgaccgagtctaatACCTacacgtttcaagcagaccgccaaagtccctgtgcccaagaacagccaaggtaacctgccaaatgactaccgacccatagcactcacatctgtaatgtTTTAACCCGTTACATGCAGCCTGGTCTAGGACAATTGAGGAAAGCCTCTGAATTAGCAGCGagtgatcaacagtatcaaaagcctttgaCATGTCATTGAAGAGGGCAGCACAATGTTGCCTTTCATCCAGACAGTTAACCACATCATTTATAACTAGGGATGCAGAAGAGTTAGTGCTATGACCTGGTCTAAACAGACTTATTTaattttaaaatacatttcaaaGACACAAAAGATCTTAGCTGAGATTTATTCAAGGATTCTAATACTTTAGCTAGGCAAGAAAGTTTAGAAATAGGCCAATAATGATTTAGGGCACAATGGTCACCACCTTTGAAGGTTGGAGTACATGGGCCGTCTTCCAAACCTTGGTGCCAGTACCAGATATAAATCGTCAGGTTAAAGATTCAGCCATCAGGGGGACAGAGAGCTGCAGCAAATCTGGATCAAGCATATCACcaggtgtgtggtggtggtgttaggagTACTACAGACGGATGGTAAAAACTGACCAACAAAGCAGTCCATTCATGCTCAAACAACAAGCCTGGGAGTTGTGGGTCATCAAAACGCCAGGTGAAATATCAGGTAAAATAAAGCTGTGACATTCTCACCAGCGGAGTCTGGCTTGGTGCCCTGGATGTGCAGGTAGCCAGTCTCTCTGATGATCTCATAGATGTTCCTTTCCATGAAACCTACTGAACCAAACAACCTTCTGACATCTTCCCTGGTGAACCCAACCAGCCAGGGCACGTAGCGGCCAATCAGGATGGAAAACAGGACACCGAACCCCCTCAGTTTGCTAGTTAACATGTTGAGGTGGAGACCCTTCACACACCTACACAGTAGCACAGGAAGAGAAGATAAAGAGTGTGGTCATCCAACAGAGAAATCTTTCTGCTTGATGGTTACAGTGTTGATGTTCTGAAGACATTTTCTTCTGTGTACACTAAATGTCCCCGTGACctagcgtttcccaaactcagtcctggggaccaCAATGGGCACAATTTGCTCTTAATTAAAATACTAAAACTTGATGAGTTAAATCAGCTGTGTATTGCTGTACAGTAAACACCCAAATGTGTACACCTTGGAGTCCCCAGGAGCGAGATTGGGAAAGGCCACTGTAACCCTTCGATATTTGCAGATATGAAGGTTCTGGACAGGTATAATCAGTATAGTGGTGGAGCTgtgtatctgaagggtctggataggtataatcaGTGTAGTGGTGGTGCTgtgtatctgaagggtctggataggtataatcaGTGTAATGGTGGAGCTgtgtatctgaagggtctggataggtataatcagtgtagtggtggagctgtgtatctgaagggtctggataggtataatcaGTGTAATGGTGGAGCTgtgtatctgaagggtctggataggtataatcaGTGTAGTGATGGAGCTgtgtatctgaagggtctggataggtataatcagtgtagtggtggagctgtgtatctgaagggtctggataggtataatcaGTGTAATGGTGGAGCTgtgtatctgaagggtctggataggtataatcaGTGTAATGGTGGAGCTGTGTATCTGAATAGGTATAATCAGTGTAATGGTGGAGCTgtgtatctgaagggtctggataggtataatcaGTGTAATGGTGGAGCTGTGTATCTGAATAGGTATAATCAGTGTAATGGTGGAGCTgtgtatctgaagggtctggacaGGTATAATCAGTATTGTGGTGGAGCTgtgtatctgaagggtctggataggtataatcaGTGTAATGGTGGAGCTgtgtatctgaagggtctggataggtataatcaGTGTAATGGTGGAGCTGTGTATCttaagggtctggataggtataatcaGTATTGTGGTGGAGCTgtgtatctgaagggtctggataggtataatcaGTGTAATGGTGGAGCTgtgtatctgaagggtctggataggtataatcaGTGTAATGGTGGAGCTgtgtatctgaagggtctggataggtataatcagtgtagtggtggagctgtgtatctgaagggtctggataggtataatcaGTATTGTGGTGGAGCTgtgtatctgaagggtctggataggtataatcaGTGTAATGTTGGCACTTCCACCATATTGTTCCCACTAACAGATCAACAAATATCAAAAGGGTTTGAGTTCCAAGGGGAAGGACTAGAGAGAGAATTGGGGCCGGCtgtcttattttttttaattaagtcagttaagaacacattcttatttacaatggacggccttccccagccaaacccggacaacagtTTTTGTCCCCGACAGTGGATAGAAATGTTGATGATCTGACATTGTTTTAAATATACAAATTAATTAAACACATGTTATACAATTGCCCgttgaaatttggttaccatgatgacataatcctgtggttgaaatttcaccctcaaaacaacaaaCAGTTTACTTCTTtcaaatctaaatgtattttacATGAAGATTCCATGTCACAATATGTTGGAAAATTAAGTTAAAACAAAGTGGACtgaaccagtttgtgcccagtggaaaCTGACAGTTAGACCTGCAGCAATTATGAACTTCATATAAAGTATTAAGTTTCACCCCCTTATTATCCTACCTGTATCTCTTCATCAGAAGTTTGGACCTGAAAGGGGAAAACCTTCTCATCCTCTGACTGAGGCTTCTCTCCTGCCCCCCACCACCCACCCCCTATTGGAATGCGCTTGGCCTTCATCCCTTGATACACCCAGTAATAACAGGTCAGCAGCCCGCCCACGGCC
The nucleotide sequence above comes from Salvelinus namaycush isolate Seneca chromosome 35, SaNama_1.0, whole genome shotgun sequence. Encoded proteins:
- the LOC120029362 gene encoding epoxide hydrolase 1-like; protein product: MQTIEVLKQALSSLDPTQQQQLLVAGSAVAVGGLLTCYYWVYQGMKAKRIPIGGGWWGAGEKPQSEDEKVFPFQVQTSDEEIQTLQIHSTTTTLIIPIQTLQIHSSTTILIIPVQNLHICKYRRVTVAFPNLAPGDSKVCVKGLHLNMLTSKLRGFGVLFSILIGRYVPWLVGFTREDVRRLFGSVGFMERNIYEIIRETGYLHIQGTKPDSAGCGLNDSPVGLAAYILDKFSTWTDFNNRDLEDGGLERKFTLDDLLTNIMIYWTTGSIVSSMRFYKENLKTNIENRLDNKACPYAAFPNELMHVPQSWARDRFRNIYSYSYMPRGGHFAAFEEPQLLADDLLQFVKKVEKL